Proteins encoded by one window of Venturia canescens isolate UGA chromosome 2, ASM1945775v1, whole genome shotgun sequence:
- the LOC122406991 gene encoding slit homolog 2 protein-like: protein MWQRLSLVLLLVASMARSSSSSGSTSCPHNCQCVIVTNAQLDDQIDNNNNNNNNNSSWLEARCNGAPRLETLPEKTQSLVVRETSNNEAITRLVLDLEESGSVSLRKLAFVNCSLTNFNVTVSKLSKDFLVSLELTNNEVADFEELRIVDSRRLGELDLTGNRLARIKSEAFLHFGELLKLNLRRNAIETIEKNGFAGLDRLESLDLSDNRLVNLAGDTFVPLSYLKSLNISGNRLGVLGEEWFDNLGGFRNLELEDRHQLRQQPETSSRSEDVELSLVLGSLQRLETIDASRIGLERVPSALTRSVRFLNLAGNRLTLIRGGDFDSYPLLRVLDLSYNFISVVENDALGRLEILEKLDIAGNRLRDLPQSLPCGLRELILRENFIVKLRRHDLEALTKLESLILNQNNISEIEEGSMSQLLLLNELDISNNPIKQLPADTFGGPGNIVTLRMSYLVSLQWESEKRADMAFPVPAPEKLVSLDLTGSPVLAAQLLADEAALSACKSLRTLDLTRTNITELRSDLPYLLPQLKTLGLSDNRLNCTTDEDRINWLARWLREHEEISPSGECRFHNGTRAILSQLPIPDIESTSTSTTTTTTTTTTTVSVKKYSNVNSPSSLDDPRGSSEQRRITTALGAHPGILVLAAAVIGALVLAISFVISRKRSQTSAELVENYEQRRPIITELW from the coding sequence ATGTGGCAGAGGCTGTCCCTGGTGCTTCTACTCGTCGCCTCCATGGCGAGGAGCAGTAGCAGCAGCGGCTCAACTTCGTGTCCGCACAATTGTCAATGTGTCATCGTCACGAATGCTCAGCTGGACGATCAAAttgacaacaacaacaacaacaataacaacaacagTAGTTGGCTGGAGGCACGTTGCAACGGGGCTCCGAGACTCGAGACCTTGCCGGAAAAGACGCAGAGCCTCGTCGTCAGAgaaacgagtaataacgaggCGATAACGAGGCTCGTACTAGATCTTGAGGAGTCCGGAAGCGTAAGTCTGCGTAAACTCGCTTTCGTAAATTGTTCTTTGACTAATTTCAACGTGACAGTGAGTAAgctctcgaaagattttcttgtTTCTCTTGAATTAACGAACAACGAGGTAGCCGATTTTGAAGAATTGAGAATAGTCGATAGCAGGCGCCTCGGCGAGCTCGATCTCACCGGTAATCGTTTGGCTCGCATAAAATCGGAagctttccttcatttcggtGAATTGTTGAAGTTGAATCTGCGAAGAAATGCGATAGAAACGATTGAGAAGAACGGTTTCGCGGGCCTCGATCGTCTGGAGAGTCTCGATCTTTCGGACAATCGTTTGGTCAACCTGGCCGGGGACACTTTCGTACCGTTGAGCTATCtgaaaagtttgaatatcAGTGGTAACAGACTCGGTGTTTTGGGTGAAGAGTGGTTCGACAATCTCGGAGGTTTTCGTAATCTCGAACTCGAGGATCGTCACCAGTTGCGTCAACAACCGGAAACGAGCAGCAGAAGCGAAGACGTCGAGCTCTCGCTGGTCCTCGGAAGTCTTCaaagattggaaacgattGATGCCTCGCGCATCGGTCTCGAACGCGTACCCTCCGCGCTGACGAGATCCGTCAGGTTCCTCAATCTCGCCGGTAACCGACTGACGCTCATCCGTGGCGGTGATTTCGACAGTTATCCATTACTGCGCGTTCTCGATCTCTCGTACAATTTCATAAGCGTCGTGGAAAACGATGCCCTCGGGCGTCTCGAGATACTCGAAAAGCTCGACATCGCGGGGAATCGTTTGCGCGATTTGCCACAGAGTCTTCCATGCGGTCTCCGGGAGTTGATACTGCGAGAAAATTTTATCGTTAAATTGCGCAGGCACGATCTCGAAGCGTTGACGAAACTCGAGAGCCTGATTCTCAATCAAAACAACATAAGCGAAATTGAGGAAGGCTCCATGTCTCAGCTGTTGCTTCTGAACGAGCTCGACATATCGAACAATCCGATAAAGCAATTACCGGCCGATACTTTTGGAGGGCCCGGTAATATCGTTACTCTCCGTATGTCCTATCTCGTGTCGCTTCAATGGGAATCGGAAAAACGCGCTGACATGGCTTTCCCAGTACCGGCACCGGAGAAACTAGTTTCTCTCGATCTCACCGGAAGCCCCGTTCTCGCAGCTCAATTACTCGCTGACGAGGCTGCGCTCTCCGCCTGCAAGAGCCTTCGGACTCTGGACCTCACTCGCACCAATATCACGGAGCTCAGATCGGATCTTCCATATTTGCTTCCACAACTGAAGACTCTTGGACTCTCGGACAATCGATTAAATTGCACAACCGATGAAGATCGTATAAACTGGCTCGCGAGATGGCTCAGAGAGCACGAGGAAATTTCACCGTCCGGAGAGTGCAGATTTCATAACGGCACTCGAGCGATTCTCTCTCAATTGCCAATACCGGATATCGAGTCAACGAgcacgtcgacgacgacgacgacgacaacgacaacgacaacagtttcggtgaaaaaatacTCCAACGTAAATAGCCCTTCTTCTCTCGATGACCCTCGAGGCTCTTCCGAACAACGAAGAATCACTACAGCCCTCGGAGCACATCCCGGAATCCTCGTTCTCGCTGCCGCAGTTATCGGCGCTTTGGTCCTCGCAATCAGCTTCGTAATCTCACGGAAACGGAGCCAAACGAGCGCGGAACTTGTTGAAAATTACGAACAACGTCGACCCATCATTACCGAGCTCTGGTGA
- the LOC122407173 gene encoding mitochondrial sodium/calcium exchanger protein-like, with protein MKIDRDSLAAVNSGFLVKHARGTANMSRVPKPVPKYGGFQIRDNDCSYVWLVAPEERCTWVTNQENCITDSIIQYTQLLFCYFSGSALFGFGLILNVLWLFYLFLILGTTADNLNFRLFPLPPGRAQHENSFCPSLSVIAEVMHLSENIAGVTILAFGNGAPDIFTSLVSDEREMIIMFTELIGAGIFVTAIIAGSVVLVSPCRIPFKSFTRDCCFYIIAVSWIAYTSEDQIIHLWEALSLIFIYIMFLAVVIAMQIYDNREEMLKGRIPRLQDPELLRTYVAYRTGNQQSNRRPSAGLTLRSRAYSLRAKLDVAIATEMAMKKRMAGVTDDMAAGRSADEDDEAPPPSHRPTGLFREFLYDISPITAQEWADANVCVKIILVLRAPVTFVLQCIIPVVNETAEKRGWSKLLNCTQLVISPTLALVKLEVWHVFLGPMPILLIVFILSVAAASYVFWTTNVNESPKYHNAFAFLGFGSAMLVVYVIANEVMAVLHCFGYASGITDAMLGITLLAWGNSIGDLISNVAIARRGFPRMGYSACFGGPLFNTLLGLGLSWALAAARHDNYRTKIRTSDMMPGCLTFLLASLIASLIYLNVTGFLARRSYGYLLFSLYAVFLFINILSEVHFIHPLGTDHRDN; from the exons ATGAAAATCGATCGTGACTCGCTCGCTGCTGTCAACTCTGGTTTTTTGGTTAAGCACGCGCGGGGGACGGCGAACATGAGCAGAGTGCCGAAACCCGTACCGAAATATGGGGGCTTCCAAATCAGAGAC AACGATTGCTCGTACGTTTGGCTCGTAGCGCCCGAGGAGCGCTGCACATGGGTTACGAATCAGGAAAATTGCATTACCGACTCTATTATTCAATACACGCAACTTCTCTTTTGCTATTTCTCTGGAAGTGCACTGTTCGGCTTCGGACTTATTCTCAACGTTCTCTGGCTGTTCTACCTCTTCCTCATCCTCGGCACCACCGCTGACAATTT AAATTTTCGTCTGTTCCCCCTTCCCCCCGGCCGGGCCCAACACGAAAACAGCTTTTGCCCGTCGCTGAGCGTAATTGCCGAAGTTATGCACCTTTCGGAAAACATTGCGGGAGTTACGATCCTGGCATTTGGAAACGGGGCGCCCGACATATTCACATCGCTCGTGTCCGACGAGCGTGAAATGATAATTATGTTCACCGAGTTGATAGGAGCCGGAATATTCGTAACTGCGATAATAGCAGGCTCGGTCGTGCTCGTATCTCCTTGTCGCATTCCCTTCAAGTCCTTCACCAGGGACTGTTGCTTCTACATTATCGCCGTGTCCTGGATAGCCTATACGAGCGAGGACCAAATTATTCACCTCTGGGAAGCTCTCA gtcttattttcatttacataATGTTTCTCGCGGTCGTCATTGCGATGCAGATATACGACAATAGAGAAGAGATGCTAAAAG GGAGAATTCCACGTTTGCAAGATCCTGAACTTTTGAGAACTTACGTTGCTTACCGCACGGGTAATCAACAGTCGAACAGACGTCCGAGCGCAGGGCTTACTCTTCGATCCCGCGCTTACAGTCTCCGAGCCAAACTCG ATGTGGCGATAGCGACGGAAAtggcaatgaaaaaaagaatggcAGGTGTTACGGACGACATGGCGGCGGGAAGATCAGCcgacgaggatgacgaagcTCCGCCCCCGTCGCATCGGCCCACAGGACTTTTTCGAGAATTTCTGTACGACATTAGTCCGATAACCGCTCAAGAATGGGCGGACGCTAACGTCTGTGTCAAAATAATTCTCGTGTTGCGAGCACCCGTCACCTTTGTCCTTCAATGTATCATTCCCGTCGTGAACGAGACCGCAGAAAAGAGAGGCTGGTCGAAATTATTGAACTGCACTCAACTTGTCATCTCCCCGACTCTAGCTCTCGTCAAATTAGAGG tgTGGCACGTCTTTCTCGGTCCCATGCCGATTCTCCTCATCGTTTTCATCTTGAGTGTTGCTGCCGCTTCTTATGTTTTCTGGACAACGAACGTCAATGAGAGTCCGAAGTATCATAAT GCTTTTGCCTTTTTGGGATTCGGCTCGGCTATGCTCGTTGTGTACGTTATTGCGAACGAGGTGATGGCTGTGCTTCATTGTTTTGGATATGCCAGCGGAATCACTGATGCGATGCTTGGTATAACTCTCTTGGCTTGGGGTAACAGTATAGGGG ATTTGATATCGAACGTAGCAATAGCAAGACGAGGTTTTCCACGGATGGGTTATTCGGCCTGTTTCGGTGGACCGCTCTTCAACACACTCTTAGGACTGGGACTTTCGTGGGCACTGGCTGCAGCACGCCACGATAATTATCGCACAAAAATACGCACAAGCGATATGATGCCTGGATGTCTTACTTTTTTGCTGGCTTCTCTCATAGCATcgttaatttatttaaatgttACTGGATTTTTAGCTCGTCGCTCTTACGGatatcttcttttttctctatatGCCGTTTTTCTATTCATTAACATTCTCAGCGAAGTGCACTTTATACATCCACTTGGTACTGATCACCGTGACAATTAA